The Daphnia pulex isolate KAP4 chromosome 6, ASM2113471v1 genome contains the following window.
CGAAGGAGGATACAAAACGTATGGGTCGGTGCTGTGTTGTATGGGTGGGCCGATGTTATTCATAGCGACGGCGGAGAAGAGGATTTGAAGAAGCGAAACGTGAAATGCGACACTCTTGTCTTTTAGTTATGGCATAGCTGAGGGAGAGACGGATGCTCACACATGACACCCACCCTGTACTACACAGTCCTTACTTACTAAGCcagcccaaaagaaaagaaaaagaagattagAACGTCCATCTCACCAGCGACTCGCAATCTCCTTTCCAATTTGCCTATAGCCTACTCTAGAGTccgtttcattaattttgacagctgcaagtGTTGTgacctcttttttattcccgAATTTCGAAATCGAGAAACTAATTTGATTAACCCCCGCGTCTGTCACGTACGCCACGTCCAGCTGCCGACCATCTCCAACACCACACACATTGCATATCTAATATGCAATTCTCAGTGTTTTCTCGAAATGCAATCAAGAGGATTTCTAATGCTGGTGCTCGGACGTGGCTGGCCAGCTCTTAATTGCTACATAGGCTGCTATATGATTACAGTCGGCGGGTGCCAATTGAAATAGCGCCAAGGATGCTGGaatgcaaaaatgaaaacaaaacctGCTCGACGCAGTGAAGTGCTAGCTCACCTGTCCTTGTTTGTCCATCTCGTTGTTGGTCAATTTGACTTTCTCGAAGGAGATGACTTGCTTGCGGAGCTGGTCGGGAGTGAAAGGCGAGTCGGGATGAGTGTAGAGACGGGCCGGGGCCGGCGGGTCGGCTTTGCCGGCCACCAACCACGAAGAACGGTGGTAGGCGTAGCGGTAACGCTTGCTGTCCACTGGCACAACGTCCAGCAGGACGTAGTAGCGCACCCGGTTACTCCCGTTGCTGCCCAAGTCCCGGTGATCGCCAAACAGCGAGCCGGAGAAGGTGATTCGAACAGTTGGGAACATGCGTCTATACGCCAACAAATGAGAGCAAAACGATCGGTTAGCTCAATCTGACAgctcattaaaagaaaaagaaaattgccgCGATGACTGACCTGCCAGTTTTGGTGATGATCATTTCGGTGCCCAATTCGTGAAACTTGTCCCACAGCTCTTTAGTCTCCAATTGGCAATCGACGGTGGTGAGCTCGTCGCAATTGCAGCGCGGCTTGATGAGATGATTGACCGGCTCCGAGCGGGATTTCTTCTTGCCGCCGTTGCGGCCTCCGCCGGATGATTTTCCGCCGCCGCTCTTGTTTCCATGGCTGCTGCTCTTACTTTTGGCGtcttcgtcctcttcttcctcttcttgctCATCTTCGCACGACAGGGCCGATGGCGAAGAGGCCGAAACGTTTTCAGCGTCGGAGAATTCTTCAACGTCGACATCTTTTTCAATGTCAATGTCTTCCGACTCTTCCGTCTTGCAAGTTTGAACCGTCTCTTGTTTGGGCAAAACGGATTTCACCGGATCTAATGGTCGAGAGACATTATGgcgaattaaatcaaaataccGTCGACCAATCAATTTTCCAGATGACTTACCAAAGTGGAAGATGCTGTTGTTGGGTTTGCTGTTGGCCGATTCGGGTGACGAGGGTTTGACGATATACTCGCCATGGTGATGATGCGATGTcggtctgctgctgctgctactgccaATGATGGCCGCGATGGAAAAGTCTGTGGCTTTGATGGCCCGAATGGCCGATGCTGGCGGAGCGGCCGCAATGTGCTGGTGGAGGCTGATGCGGCAAGTCTCGTCTTCCATCGTTCCGACAGGCAACATTTGTCTCACTTTGGCGAAGCagaaaatcgaatcaaatcgaaataacaaatgaaataaagttgGCACTTTTTGACGACActtgtgtgcgtgtgttttGCTGTCAGTTAAGGACTGTGCAGTGAAGATGATTTGAACGCGCGGAGAAATATGAGCATCGAGCACTGCCTTGTTCGCTCGAGTCGAGAGTAGGCGATCAACTGAAGTTGTTGGAGACTTGGCCAGAGCCTTTTGGGTGTTTTGCTGGCTGCTGCCTGGTCCGTGTCAAAACAGTCGACTCCTCCCCGTTTGGCCCCTCGGAGGCGGAGTCGCTGCTCTCTTCAGTGACGACTGCGGCCAATCCGACCCTCTTCGTGGGCGAGAAAATGGGAGGGAGCTTCTCGTCTCGTCTCTGGCACTCTTTTCCTCGGCACGCATAGTGAAGCTATCTCTCTACCGCGTCGTCGCACATTCCCGGCATTCCAccgaattgattttttccttttttcttttccattttccttaaaaaaaaatattccggAACAGCTGGAAGTaagaatttgaaacaaaactcaaACAGTATACGGTACTCCATTGTCAACTACATGTATATTACATCCGtcggtatatatatttaactGACTATATTTGGGCCTTTATCAAAGATGAgcctttctcttttaaaatacAAGGTTAGTAGCGCGCTTCCGGCCAGGGCCTTCAAAACTGTGTTAATGCATAGCGACGTGAAATCTTTATGAATTTAATCCGAGATGGTTTGTTTTCATAAAAGTTTATACAAGCTTTTTCGATTGTGGGGGCGGCAAAACACATTGGATTTAGTGACACTCTTGTGTGTACGTCTAcacacaaaagggaaaaaggaacaGATCGACACTACGTGTTGTATAGccaaggaactttttttttataaacaatgGAACAATGTTGACTTGATTTTTGACGAGCAGCTGAATATGAAGGCCGGACACTTTGAATGTTGTGTGGTGGCTATCCACctagaaaatctttttttcttttcattttttttttttaccttttttgtttccactacAATGAAAATGGAAGACCCAGGAGGGCGGCCAAATATTTCGCCAGGTCACAAAAATTAAccctatttctttctttttatatccAGTCGAGTTTTGACTTTGTGGTGAAAAGGCAACGGAATAGAATCCAACTAGAAAgtgaggagagaaaagaatgtttTTACCTACCATCAACGGAAAGAGAGGCGACCGAGTTATAACATGTCGACTCATTCAGTTGTATTATTGGCTTGTACACATTGTCAATGTCACAGCAAAACGGTTTGGCTGAACAGCTCGTGATTGACGTGGACATGATTGGAAACAAGTTTGAGATGGAATTCGCTACGCGACGTCCCATCgagtttttacctttttcgttcccaatttttcttcattgtccGCTCGGccggatgagaaaaaaaaccgccGTGTGCAACTGCGCATCATCAAAAGGATCGGCCATTCGGAGGCCAACAGCCGCAAGCTGCGCGTTATTATGGCTCGGCCAAAACATTCAACGTTTTGATTGTCTCTTTATTTATATAGAAAAGAGgcgaatgaaataaaagtcaaCCTCCGATACGCCTCTCTCCATTcggaataaatttttcaaccgtAAATCGTCAAGATAATACGAAAAACCGAAAGATCATTTCATCCGATTCAACAGTGTAGGTTGAAATACTTTCCAGGGCGAATAGTAGTGCGCACAGGAAACATGTtgagcagcacacacacacgcatgcGGCATGTGTTTACCCACtcgcaaaagaaataaaaacaaaagagaggcGTGTAGTTTACACTAACGAGAGTCGTGAATCAAAGGCTAACGCCTGACGGCCAACAATCAACGCACCGTGCAGCGTGACATCCGGTGATATTTATAACCTCACATTCGCATCCAATTGAACGGATGGGCCCCAGCACACCGAAATAGAAGGGGGGAGGACGGTTGATTCATgaaacaaccaacagcagaaataaaaagaaatgaaaagatcCGTGTGAGGTTCATCACAATCGTCACCAGCAGTCGGCGGCAGCGCGTTGGTTCGTCATCAGCTGCCGCCCGGATTGGATGACGTGTCAAAGGCGGACTTGACAAGCGAGAAAAACTCGgcgctctccttttttttcttatttttgtgcGCGTGTATAGTTTTGTCCTGTCTATCTGtctgtcgtttttttttccttctttttctacccgACGCTCCAGCGAACAGGATCAAGAGGGAGCGGAAGACTTTGACAGACACTATGCGCGCGCTGCTCTccgtaaaataaaatcaaggaGGTGGTGGCTGCTGTAGGGTGGGGTGGCAAACAAGTCATTGATCCTCTTTTAAGGACTCTTTTTGTCTTCAGCATCTTTTTTCTATGTGTAGGGTAGACTAGTGTATAAATACGGTGAGGAGAGCACACTCCCCCGCCCCCCGTGCCCTGTGTAAACCCCCCCAGTGCGCCATTGTCCGTAATCCCGGTCGCGCTTGTTCTCTCCCATCTTATTCTGACTGGGCCCAATGCCCAGCAGtagaagaataataaaaaaagagacaacaGATACAAATGAaatgtccccccccccccaaaagaaaTGACAATAAAAAGTAGTGAATCCCTATACTTTCCTCCCGGGAGACTCTCGCATCATTCCTTGCTCTCAAAACATTTGGACGAGGATTCTTCTTCGCGGTAAACAACCCTTGGAATGGGCTAGCTCATTCAATGCACCACCCCCACAAACATTCTTAATCGCATTAGAAATCCTTGTAATCCATTCGACGGGTTAGATTCCATTGAGGCGATTGTGGCGTGGAATACAaaagacgaggaggaggaggacattAAGTCGAGGAAGTACACCGCGGCTGTGTCAATGTGAACTAATGCAAGTCTTACAATCTGTATACTTGGGAGCCAAGCCGCCTTCATCTTCAAGAGCAATAACTGGTGACGAATGCCGTTTCCCAGATGGCAGCAATTGCGTAATGCCCTCACAGCTAGCTCTCACATGCAGGGTCCAACACTTCCGCCAGTGTTTTCTCTGGGAACTTGTCTCATTTCTGGGTTAGCTAATTGGGAAACACGACGCGACAGGTTCCGTATGTATCCGTGACATTCTATTTCTGAAAGCGGAGGAAAAGGAGGATCTctttggctcttttttctctccaaattGATGAATGAAACTAGCGTGGCGAAAGTCAAGGCGGCACGAGAGTTGATTCCCATCGCTTTTTTGTGTTCAGCCTCGTCGTGATTCTTCTCGGAATCGAACGCTCTCGCCTATAATACAAGAATTGGCCTTTTGATATCGCGTAACGAACCAAAAGATGATGTCAGCCAGTGTTATTTCCTTCTCTAGACACGCTAACGTGTTGTGGCAGTTTggcaagccaaaaaaaaacaagaaaaacaaaaataacaaaaaaagaaacaaataaataaataaacaaaaaggggagaaacGAAAATGTCTCTggtcaaagaaaagaaagatgacACCGAGTCAAGTCTACGCACTTTTGACTTGTTTTCGGTTTGTTGGTTCGGTTCGGTATTCACAACAAGTCGTCGTTCCGTGTCCCGTCTCTATCTTGATGATTGAAAACAAAccgctttttctctctctcacagcTAGGAGGAGGCGAAACCAAACGACGGAGAGAAAGTTATTATAAACGGCtgtgtaaagaagaagaatgaaatgtACAAATCGTGAGAGATGGCAAGGTGGCTGCCGAGGCAGCTCGTCCGTTTTGTTTCTCCgtgtgttaaaataaaaagaagaataagaggaaaaaaggaggagggagTTGACATTCCTGGCGCTGCAAGTGGCCGCTGAGATGCTGGTGAGCTATACGAGCCTCAACGGgtacgtatacacacacaatgtgTGTGTACGTACGGTCAGCGAGAAGTGACTCGGCGGGGAGCtctgtctcttttctctttctgtctctctttctctatctcAACAGTcacccaaaataaaataaaaaccaaccaGCCAGAGatagaagaggaggaaagagAGACATACCATCACTCTATTGCAATATGAACCCCCCgcactaaaaataaaagaaacagaaaaaaaaaataatctaacGATACCACGCACAGCAAATGCTCGGACATTTCCCTCCTTCCGAAGCGGCTCCTCCTCTTGATCCCCTTAcccttaaaaaaagttattccaCGTCAACTCGTGGGGTTAACGAATTCATTACAAATGAGCCCGACCAGTCAGCCAATTTTCCGTCAACAGCAGTTGgtgaaaatgtcattttctACTAATTATCTCAGCTTACCAGATCATTaattggaattgaaaaatgaaataaacgaTTTCACATCATTTTGCCGACTGTGCTGGAACAAAGTTGACAAATCGTTGATGGCACAACTGAAACAAatcatcaaaaggaaaaatgttggaGACTTGCGTACATTTGCGGCCGAACGACGTGGACAGCGTTCAGCCAGTCAGAGCGAGACACTCGGCTACAAAACATTGATGGAAAAAGATGGATTCcccaagataagaaaaaaaaggctcgACTCTATACgaaagagaataagaataGATATATAGAAAAGAGAGGAGGCCTGGACGTCCTGGTGTGTATatttttccgtcttttcttacacatttcttctcttttcccccttattctttctctcctctttcatATCTATAATATAGTTTTGTCTtgttccatctctctcttctctcgtcCTCTAGATGTTCTTCCACAATCTGTTCCCACGTGCAACAGCCCAGCATCCTCCTCAAGAGTTTGCCGCCTCTGctgcctttttcttctcattgAGAAAGAGCCGCCAGCCGGCCGGTCGGCCGGCACGCCACACCAGGACAGCAACGACATGTTACAGGCGACATCTGATTAGCAATGCCGAGTGATGACAGTCCTTCGGCGCATACTACATCATCATACCTTACAGGCTCTCGCTGCCTTTCCCAACTGACGGGTTTGTGCTGTGCTGGGATGCAGCAGGAGGGACGACGGCCGGGATGGATGGCAAAGGACTCGCTCTCTTATACAGCTGGTTGTCGTGGAGATATGGCAAGTCTCTCTAAACACGCATCGCGACTATATAGGTGCGCTGGCTGGGATTAGTACGTATACCCGGTTGAAGACACACGTCACGCGACTCTTTTTTCCGCAGTGAAGTCTCTTGTTATTCTCCTATTCATACAAAACCGCACCCCCCATCTGTTGACTTTccctcttttgatttttgattgcGCAGTCTACCCGTTGGCAAGGCAAAAGGCCAATAGGTGCTGTAGGATGAgaataagaatataaagaaaatgggaaattctGAACGCCGATGATGCGGCTGTAGAAATTCACGAGCTACATAACGAGGAGGCGGCAAACATAAACATTTCTAGCTGCACTTGGCTTGAAGTGTTTAATGTTCAAATATTTacgaatttgattgtttacatatccaaagacaaagttgtgaggtaaaacaaaatgggCCTGATTGTCAGTCGCTCTACGAATGACTTATTTAATGAACTCTATGATGAAACtgagtaaaacaaaaacgggaagataaaacagttgcagtcaactTCCTAGCTTTGGAATAATCGAACTCCCTACTATAATCAACACCACCagagtaaaaaaggaagactagataaatttttcctacctttgagCCTGGGAAATCTACGGCTAGGCAGCCACAATTGCTCCATCCACAGCAGAAAAGAATGCcttcgtgaatacacccaaacacacaagagtgtacacgaggacaaaATGGAtttaaagaaacgaaagaattcGACCGATATCGGTAGTTTAACTCCAATGAatagggatgctgtttatctaaaattaaaaaaaaaaatatattagtTATGAAtgatattgacagaaacatcAGATATGTATAAGGAAAgatgattgaaaatgagatagtgGGTAAACCCTATTTCGTAATGAACAGGAGTCAGGAGAATGTAAGATTATGATGGAATACACGGTAAATGCATGCAAGTTGTGCATCATAACAATATTTCGCAATATTTCTAGCAGGCCACaagaataaaagtaacaaaatttattattacccaagcgatgatggagagattgttgctgatgacaggtcAATACCACCAGCACgagcaaaacttgcataacTTGTGGGTACGATGGCTGactctggcctcaaatctgcaaaacaaaaaaagggttaCATCTAGAGCAAACAAATTGCCATGCATCAACACAGGGGGCTTACAGTATGATAAATGCTAACCAGGAACCAACATTTCAGTTGGaacaggtttcttttttatttaagctcccatatGTACCTGCCAAACAGTTTCATGGAGTGTGTATTTAGCTGTTTTATGAAGAGAAGCGACCAGAGTTGATACGACTATCACATTgttgtaatttaatttgttgtgtAGCCACGTGGCTgtacgttaaaaaaaagtgatcggTCCGTTTTCTTCAGAACCTTTCAACTTCGTCTCTTTCTCGAAACTGTGAAGCAAATGGAAAGCAGACGAcgctaatattctaattagtttaagatatcgatagcaattaaaaatcgaccttTCACCCTAATTGAAACCAATCAAACGATAAAATCGATTTATTTGCTTAAGCACACTCCCCCCTTCCTACCTCAGCcaagataaaagtaaaaatttccattaaaCCCGCAGATGATTTACTTTAAGATTTAAACGACCACAACAAGACCTGCAGGACCCAAGCTTGGTCTATCACTGTTAAATATTGTACGACTTTCTTCTGATAACTTTTCAATCTGCCGGGCATTCGACACTGTTTGCCGGGACTCATCCCACGCGACGTTGGATGATTATCATCCCGGTAATGGCGTCCAagtcggagaagaagaaatagtcggctggctggctggcatATCGTTATTTAAAGCTATATAGTTGCATGGCTTCTTTCGGTGGTCACGCAACAGCCCAGCGTCAAATGGTTGGTGTTTCCTTTCGCCTGGAAGGGAGGCgggaaaaagttggaaatcaaaaaaagaaaattgtagcTGAATTATTCATGGAAGAGTCCGGGTCAGATGTTGTTGACAGGATGACGTCATCCGACGATATAAGacattttcgtttcatttttatttcatttttctagcGTTTTACCTTTTCGGTGAGATTCCAATCCGGCAGCTTTTGGACGCATGCAgacttttttggtgggggaTTCGTGGGCATGgcgtaaagaaaaattgatgtacgacacattttcttttctttttttccatctaaaagtggaaagaagaaacaagagagGCCAGGCCAGCATACGGGACAACATATACGAGATCGACAAGCTTTTATGAGCTCTGACATGAGGTagttcttcttatttttcttcttttcgtccACCTGAGAGAGATGGGCAGAATAAGAAGAGAAGTTGTTTCGGGGGGGACTTGTGTGTGGTGAAGAGAAGAGATTTGAAGGTGGCAACCATGTGTCGATATAACGGGCTGATAACAACAAacatagaaagaaaaaagaaaaaaggtatacgagaaaaaagaaaagaacctgCTCtgtggaaacaacaacaacatcgagaggaggaagaataaaaataaaaaataacacctatacgcacacagcacagccggagaaaaggaaaaaccttgAATAATGGCGTACAAAGTGCATCCCAGATATATCCCCACCGCAAGAATACGACAGTCGGGCACTATAACACCAGCAACTAcacaacaactactactaccatGTCCATGCCACAGGACATTCCTTCGAAATGTTTtctgttgattcttttttcccccttttcttttttttatcttatcgGACCTTTTTGGATGTagataaatatgaaaaaatatagAGACACCTATACGGAGGCCTATAGCTTTACACTTGTACACTGATGGCAGTTGAGGCTGTTGTGAGTGTGTggaatataagagagagagactttgaCGTCGCCATGGCAACGACATAAGGTTCATCTCTGTTGGCTGTGAGACTGGCTCTTGTTGCGTCCATCAGATAAAAGAGCAACCACAAGCAACTGCTGCGACTGTCAGGTGATCAAGATGAATCGATTggaggcagcagcaacagcagcggagcaaacgaaaatggaaaagacATTCCACGGGCCGGAGCGCTCGCTAATTGACATCCATCGAAGAGGAGAGTGAAGGGACCGACTCTACTCTCGGCTCTCTCGGCCATCCACACGACGAGGAGCGCGCGGATATATTTTATGTAGTCAACTCTTatcttatataaatatatataaaggaGGTTTCGGGTTGTTAAGGACTTGTGGTCGTGTAGGGGTGTGAACTTGACAACTTTGTCAGATCGAACCTTATACTATTTTCtgcccttttcttttacgaaataacacgacgacgacggacggACTCTAACTGTCCGTAGACATTTTCAACGGGagaaagagaattaaaaaaagaaaagaaggaaataaaaagaagacgacAACAGCCCAAAAGGGATCgaccccagcagcagcagcaaaaagaaagaaaggcgTCAACTTGTCTCCCTTATTCTACGCGGCTTATATAATGACGGTCACGCCCGTTATTTCCTTATTCTCCACTTTCCCAGCATATACGCTCTCCCCCCTTCATCTGATGTCTGTCGCCGATAAAGTCGCCCTCTTCCACCTCCAATTTATTGTCATTTACTAAGAGAATAGCTTTATTAAGAACCGAATTTGATAAACAAGCcgatttgtattattattatatgtcgCGCTCGGCCAATAGTCCCCGCCCAACAAATAGTTGGTCGCCGTCGTTACATGAGCGTCAACCGATTGTTACATACACGTGTGCACACGCATCAGATTCACCGCGTACCAATAAGTATGTGCGCCGCTGTTTTGATAAAGGCCAGCACCACCGATGGGGATTTTGCCCGCCGAGCGTGTTGTGTATGTATATGGGCATCACAGACGTAGGAAAAAGTCAGCTGATGGCCATATGCCCGAAAATGGTTGGGCGATGGTGTGGCGGCGTAGCGATCAATATTGTCGGCTGcccggaataaaaaaaaagccaaaaaaaaaagaaaagaaaaaaaacgtccggTTCAATCAAACTtatctccatctttttttcggtTCCTCGTCGAACGATATGCGGTCGCCCAAGCGGGCCGGCggactctttttatttttagatatttattcCGTTGGCGGTATACTATTCCGTCTCTGCCGATCCCGGACCGACGAGGATCgagtttcaaagaaaaagcgaGGGAGAATCTAAAAGAGCGGCAAACTCAAACTGATGTGAGCCGTCGATTTATCAGAGCCCAGAATAACCTGATGCAGACGACCAAGGACCGCTCGCTACCAAACGTATAAGGTTCTATTCTGTAATGTCTAGAACACACATATCATTATACACGCAGCCACAGAGCGCACCGCATCGGTTAATCACGTATGCAAAGTTAAGAATGCTCACGGTGCAGTAATCAACACGTCGCCTTGGAcaaagaccaaaaaaaagaatcccgtTCCGCGAgagtgtaaaaataaaataaaaatacaactgAGCTCAAATTTTATAGATGACGTGTCCCACATATTTATACATTACCCATGCGTTGTTCTATTAGATATTCTTGTGTGGcgtgaatttatttattttcatttcccctCCGTGTTTGCTTTACACTTTTGTATAGTGCGCGTCCATCTATTTTTAACAAGGCCCTTTTGTGGGctagacaaaataaaagtcttgATTAGCCGCGTAGGTAAAATTGAAGATGACGATGAGACACGGCGAGAGATATGAGCGTCGTCACGCTGCCATAATCATAGAGCCAAAGGAGCTAGTGGAGAGAAAAGGTTTAAggctggaaaagaaagaaagaaagatgttGATTCAACAACGTTATTTGAATTCCCGCTCGCTGATAGCGAAGAAAgtatatttgattatttagcGCGCCGAGGACCACCGGGGTAGTAGATACACCACTATATGATGTAATAGGCGCGCTATACATGTGTCTAGAAAGCTCGCTTgtcttgtattattattgccTTATtcgcctcccccccccctttagcTATATTAtgtagattattattattacctgaTGTATACGTACGTACCAGCAGCTTTTGTTCATGTCTGGTGGTAGTGTTGATTAACATTCTTCTCGGACGTCATAGACGCGATTGCCCCCCTGTGGTTAATAACAGCAGCTATTTAGTTCAACAAGTTCAACGTGCGCATTTACGGCCTTcacttgtgtgtttgtttgtgaaGAAGCTTTTAATAACATAATAGATCTATTACGGTTTATACGTCCATTATGGATGTATATACCTTAGGTATATCTCGTTGAGCCGAATATTAGTATTACCCTCGACAGagcttttaactttttcctctttataCCAACGGACGACTGTACATATGCGTGTGGGTAtctcataataataaaagtggtttttctttgatgaCGAGAATGCGGGGAATAATATTTTGCTGACTGTGCAGTTGATtttgggagaagaagagagacggCCTATTGACGTATGTGGAATGCGCCAAGCGTAACCTATACccagaaaatcaaagaagtGAGAGTCATATGAAAACATTTCTAATTGGCTTCCTTTCACTGGTGTAAGCGTACAGCACAGCGCACAGAGAGTGGCCAGATCCACGGCCCTGTACacataataaaaataggagaagGGTCTCTCTTTGACACTACTGCACAGGCTAGGCTATAAGCTATAGCTCTGTGGGAGTGCAAGGGCTGACGTGGTATGGATAATGGCAGCCCAGCATTGAGCTAATTGACTGTGACGGTGTGTTGTCAGCCGGATTTGCACGCCACCTTGCCCACCGACAGCAGCTAGCAGCGGTCTATTCA
Protein-coding sequences here:
- the LOC124196284 gene encoding T-box transcription factor TBX20-like; this encodes MLPVGTMEDETCRISLHQHIAAAPPASAIRAIKATDFSIAAIIGSSSSSRPTSHHHHGEYIVKPSSPESANSKPNNSIFHFDPVKSVLPKQETVQTCKTEESEDIDIEKDVDVEEFSDAENVSASSPSALSCEDEQEEEEEDEDAKSKSSSHGNKSGGGKSSGGGRNGGKKKSRSEPVNHLIKPRCNCDELTTVDCQLETKELWDKFHELGTEMIITKTGRRMFPTVRITFSGSLFGDHRDLGSNGSNRVRYYVLLDVVPVDSKRYRYAYHRSSWLVAGKADPPAPARLYTHPDSPFTPDQLRKQVISFEKVKLTNNEMDKQGQIVLNSMHRYQPRVHIVRRMEGDTTRPIVDLEREQFRTYVFPETVFTAVTAYQNQLITKLKIDSNPFAKGFRDSSRLSDFESRDSMEGIMAEHHQQYMRNNPLRLFPDASEMDPASAAAAAMLTEKARSALGLPPSAFWAGNGQSQQQQQQQQQQQQQQQQRMRNPLESSFQPFMNPSAAAATAAAMSQLYSRGAAAAASGMIPPPHFWSQFYGLNHQLGLLSGLAGGFPSPVAAGPESSCGGSPPSPSASSTSPNGFSHHQHQQHHQRYSPYPLNGVKGQQLRTPSPRVNVTTSVPSSPK